The genome window TATGTCGTACAGGGAATTATACCGAAACTTATTCGACACACATGTAGTTTCCCCTTTCTATCTGAAGCCCTTATAGCCctcgtaccccaaatggtacgacgcaAATGCACAGtgtgactatcatgcgggaatcacggggcattccatagaaaactgTACCGCCTTCAAGAAGTTGGTTGAAAGGCTCATTGGTATGGgtgtcgttaaatttgatgaagCCACCAAAGCAGAAAATCTATTACCAAATCATACTGACAGCGGAATAAATATGATGGGCGAGGACAGAAAAATCAAGGCAGACATTGCGGACGTGAAGACTCCTTTGAGATAGGTCTGGAAAGAGATGGTGAAAATGGGGCTAATTGTTTCAGAAGAAAGCTGTGAGAAGAGGAagaactactgtgagttccactGTGAAATGGGGCATGAAATCCAAGAGTGTACGGAGTTCAGAGCCTTGGTACAGGGtatgatggataacaaggaggTGGAATTTTGTGAAGGAATTCAGAGGGAGAGTCATGTATGCACGTCAGAGTTGGCGTTGGGAGTCCCGAAGGCTAACCGtcctgtggtcatcatctcgCGACCTCAGAACAGTGAGGTTGGGGCACGAATAACACCAACGGTTATCATTCAAAAACCGACCGTGTTTACTTACAAGGATAACAGGAGGGTTCCTTGGAATTACAATTGTAATGTGACAATCCCGGGGAAGGAGGACGTGATTAATAAAGAGGACCATGATGAAGGAGGGCATGACGAACAGGTGAAGGCTCGAGTAGAGCCAATAAGAGAAGAAACTTCGATTGGAAGGAAGAAGAAGGCGGTCGAACCTGAATTGTTGATCAATGAACCAATCAAGGAGGAGGAAGCTAGAGAGTTCTTGAAGTTCATAAAGCATAGCGAAGTCTGATGCGTTGTGGAGCAATCAGACAAACAACCAGCTCGCATATCTGTGCTAGCTTTACTCTTGAACTCGGAGGGACATCAAAATGCACTACTGAAGgtgctaaatgaaacttatgtggCCGACGATATCTCTGTTAACAAGTTGGATCGACTGGTCAGCAATATAAGCGCTGATAACTTCATCTCTTTCAGCGATGACGAAATACCACCTGGGGGTATGGGATCTACTAGAGCTTTACACATCACTGCAAGGTGTAAAGGGTGTATATTACCGGGAGTTCTGGTAGACAACGGGTTGGCACTGAATGTATTGCCTCTATCCACGCTCAGGCTACCTGTGGATAGTTCACATATGAAATTGTGTCAGAATGTGGTGAGTGCATTTGATGGCACCGAGAGGAAAGTCATGGGAAGAGTTGACATACCCTTGTTAATTGGCCCAACTGTCTATGAGGTAGACTTCTTGGTTATGGATATCAAGCCTTCTTACAGTTTCCTATTAGGAAGGCCGTGGATTCATTCAGCAGGTGCGGTACCGTCATCGTTacatcaaaaattgaagctgGTGTCAGAAGGCCGGGTAGTGACGATAGATACTGAGGAGGATATCATTGCATTTGTGACTAACGATGCA of Gossypium raimondii isolate GPD5lz chromosome 3, ASM2569854v1, whole genome shotgun sequence contains these proteins:
- the LOC128039891 gene encoding uncharacterized protein LOC128039891: MGLIVSEESCEKRKNYCEFHCEMGHEIQECTEFRALVQGMMDNKEVEFCEGIQRESHVCTSELALGVPKANRPVVIISRPQNSEVGARITPTVIIQKPTVFTYKDNRRVPWNYNCNVTIPGKEDVINKEDHDEGGHDEQVKARVEPIREETSIGRKKKAVEPELLINEPIKEEEAREFLKFIKHSEVLNETYVADDISVNKLDRLVSNISADNFISFSDDEIPPGGMGSTRALHITARCKGCILPGVLVDNGLALNVLPLSTLRLPVDSSHMKLCQNVVSAFDGTERKVMGRVDIPLLIGPTVYEVDFLVMDIKPSYSFLLGRPWIHSAGAVPSSLHQKLKLVSEGRVVTIDTEEDIIAFVTNDAPYLETGDDAIECSFRSLEFVNTTFIFEGNKIPMPRISKTTKMGLQLTVGKGALPGKELGRYLQGRVEVPVLKGKQDRFGLGYKPDARQKRIE